A window of Halobellus ruber genomic DNA:
CGGCGGGCCACGGACCGCCCGGTCGACCCCCGGCCCGATCACGCCCGCCGGACGAGGTGGGCGCGGACCGACCGCTGGCACTCCCGACACGCGTCGTCGAGCCGCGCCAGGGTCACGACCACCGGGAAGTCGACGGCGAGTCCCTCGTAGATGCTCCCGACGAGATCGCGGTGCCGGAGTCCGGCGTCCGCGCCGACGGCGGTCGTCGACGCGAGGGCCGACTGCCGGTCGGCGACAGCGTCGTCACACCGGTCCCGGTGGGTTGCGAGCGACTCGTGTCGGCGCCGCAGCGCGTCGAAGCCGAGTTCGGTCAGCGGGGTCTCGTCGGCGGCCGCGATCCACGACGAGACCGACGCCACGGTGTCGGCGGCCGCCTGCAGCGACTCGGACTCCCGGTCCAGCGCCCGACACAGCACGTCGAGTTCCGCCCGTCGGCGCCGGGCCTCGGTCAGGATGCCCCGCTTGAGTCCGGGCGAGAAGGGAACGTTCGACGCCGGCGCCACGGCGACGGCGATCGACTCGGTGAGTTCCCGGCGGATCGTCGCCGTGAGCGACGCCGACTCCGACACGTCCGGTTCCGCGCTCGCGTCGACGTTTTCGGCGAGGGCCTTCGGGTGAACCGTCTCCGCGAACACGGTCCGGACCGACTCACACCCGCCGGCACCCGACGTTTCCGTGCGCCGTGCCAGCCCGCCGGTGCCGGCGACGCCGGACGTTCCGGCGGGCGAGGAGTCCGCCGAGAGGTCGGCGACCCGGTCGAGGAACGACTTCATCCCGGCGCGCTTGGCGTCGGCAGCCGCGCGCTCGGCCTCGACCCGCTCGGCTGCCGCGTCGATGTACGTCGTCTGCGACATCCTACGCGGGCGAACGGATCGGCGCGTTCAGTAGGCCCTCGGGGTCGCTGCCACCCTCGAACGCGAGTTCGAGACGCCACCCGTCGCCGACGGGGTCCACGCGTACCCGCGTGGGGACCCGGTCGGGAAGCCGGCGGACGAGGTCGACGACGATCGGCAGTACCGGTAGGTGTCCCTCCCGCGGGGAGAGGGCGTACTCGGAGAACCGAACCGTGGCGACGTCGGGGGCGGTGGCCTGGGCCCGGTCGGCGCGTTCGGGCGGGGAGAACTCCCCGACGACGTCGCAGTCGACGAGCCCGGCGAACGTCGCCGTCACCGGATCGCCCTCGCCCTCACAGGTGCCCAGGCGCTCGGCCGCCCGCGTCAGGACGGCCGCCTGCTCCGTTCCGTCGAGCCGGTCGGCGAGCGTCGCCGCCATACTCTCGAGCAGGCACAGACAGAGCCCGTCGGGGGTCGGCAACGCCTCCGCCAACTCCGTGTACCGCTCCATCGTCGCCCGCTCGACCTCGCGGAATCCGCAGTCCGACAGCGACTCGAACGTCGCCGCGGCGACGCAGTGACATCGCTCCACAAGCCGGCCGCGGCCCCTGGGCTCGCTCCCGGCAGTGCCCGTGACGATCGGCGCCGAGAGCGACTGCTGAGCCCCCGCAGGGCCGGAACAGTCGTGTCCCGGCTCCGTCGTTCGCCGGTCCCGCGCCTCACACACGATGAGATCGTAGTGGGGGACTTCGGGGTCGTACCGACGGAGCGCCGCCCGGTATTCGATCGCCGCGCTCACGGCGCGGCGTGCGGCCGCCCGGTCCCCGAACCGCTTGTCGGCGACCGGCACCGGACGGTGGCCGGTCCGGCCACAGACCACGTAGTACGCGCCGTCCGTCTCGGCGAGTCCCTCGATGCGTTCCCTGATCCCGACGAGCGTCACGCCGACCGTCATCGGCCTCCCTCCCGCGTTGCTGTGCGATGCTGGTGCATATTCTTTAGGGTCACCTAAAGACGAATAACTCCACCGATTTTAGGGTGTCCTAAAACGGCGGGCGCCCCTGCGTTTTCGGGTCCGAACGGCCGGCTCGTCGTCCACGTCGGGGCCGCAGGGTAAGAGTCTTAATCGGCCGGAACCGTGTTACAGATACCCATGGACATCCGAGTGCGCGGAGCCGTCCCGGCCGACCCGTTTCTCGGCGCGGCGGACCTCTTCGAGACGGAGTACGACTTGGACCTCCCAGTCCACGTCGATGTCCGGGAGGACCCCGACGAGCGGACGTGGGCGGCCCACTACGACGACCGCCACGTCCTGAACATCTCGAAGCAGGCGGCGACGAGTGCGATGGCACGGGAACTGATCGTCCACGAACTCGCGCATATGGCCCGCAACGAGGAGGGCCACGCCTCGCATCACTTCCGAACCGAGGAGGCGCTGTTTCTGGCGCTCTCCGGGGAGTCGGTGGAACGCCGGAAGATCGCCCACTGCTACCAGATCGCGAACCACATGAAGGACATCTACGCCGACGACATCACGCTCTCGGTGACCCCGCCCGAGAAACTGGTGTCGTTCCTCGAATCCGAACTCGCGCGGGCGGTCTCGACCCGGGCGGGCCCCGCGCCGTGGCCCGACTCCCGCCGGGTCACCGCCGGGTCGGACCCCGAGATCACCGCGGTCAACGCGGCGTTCGCGCTGGGGTTAGTCGAGCGCCACGACGTCGTCGACGAGAGCCACCGGCTCTACGACCTGGCGCACGCCGCCGCCGACGACGCGCCGGGGATCGATCTCGGGGCGTTCAAGCGTCGGTTCCGGTCGCTCGGCGAGGACCCCTCCGCGAGCGACTTCCGGAAAACGCTCGTGGACGCCACCCGTGCGTACGTCGTCGACTCAGGCAACGCCGTCGCTGCGGACTGAAAACGGAACGGAAAACCCGCAGCGTCGTCGGCTGCGAACGGCTTACCGTGCGGCCTCGGCGACGCGCTCGGACTCCTCCTTCTGCCCGATCGCGTACGACTGGACGTCGTAGTCGGCGGCACCGACGAGCACGTCGGTGAGCGCCTCGGCGGCGCTTTTGGGGTTCTTGTACGACCCGCGCTGGGTACCGTCGGCGATGAACTTCAGCGCCTGATC
This region includes:
- a CDS encoding DUF7260 family protein — its product is MSQTTYIDAAAERVEAERAAADAKRAGMKSFLDRVADLSADSSPAGTSGVAGTGGLARRTETSGAGGCESVRTVFAETVHPKALAENVDASAEPDVSESASLTATIRRELTESIAVAVAPASNVPFSPGLKRGILTEARRRRAELDVLCRALDRESESLQAAADTVASVSSWIAAADETPLTELGFDALRRRHESLATHRDRCDDAVADRQSALASTTAVGADAGLRHRDLVGSIYEGLAVDFPVVVTLARLDDACRECQRSVRAHLVRRA
- a CDS encoding DUF7551 domain-containing protein, encoding MTVGVTLVGIRERIEGLAETDGAYYVVCGRTGHRPVPVADKRFGDRAAARRAVSAAIEYRAALRRYDPEVPHYDLIVCEARDRRTTEPGHDCSGPAGAQQSLSAPIVTGTAGSEPRGRGRLVERCHCVAAATFESLSDCGFREVERATMERYTELAEALPTPDGLCLCLLESMAATLADRLDGTEQAAVLTRAAERLGTCEGEGDPVTATFAGLVDCDVVGEFSPPERADRAQATAPDVATVRFSEYALSPREGHLPVLPIVVDLVRRLPDRVPTRVRVDPVGDGWRLELAFEGGSDPEGLLNAPIRSPA
- a CDS encoding DUF5781 family protein, with protein sequence MDIRVRGAVPADPFLGAADLFETEYDLDLPVHVDVREDPDERTWAAHYDDRHVLNISKQAATSAMARELIVHELAHMARNEEGHASHHFRTEEALFLALSGESVERRKIAHCYQIANHMKDIYADDITLSVTPPEKLVSFLESELARAVSTRAGPAPWPDSRRVTAGSDPEITAVNAAFALGLVERHDVVDESHRLYDLAHAAADDAPGIDLGAFKRRFRSLGEDPSASDFRKTLVDATRAYVVDSGNAVAAD